From the genome of Vitis riparia cultivar Riparia Gloire de Montpellier isolate 1030 chromosome 2, EGFV_Vit.rip_1.0, whole genome shotgun sequence:
CACTCAACAAAATTCAACGGCACAAGATCACATGTAATTACCATGGACGAATATCACTTCCATTCACTCTTAAGATGTTCTCTCGCAAAGCTAAACCTGTGTAAAGGAACAACAGCCATGCCTGCCAAAGCAAACACTCAACATTCAATTCACATGAGTTTCGAACACATAATTGGGTTGCGAGATCTAATAGGGGATACCTGGTACAGCTGAACTGGAAACGTTGGCAAGCAACCATCCCATATCCAAGATCTTAGAATAAGTAGTGTtgatggaaaaagaagaaacagcAAGGCAGTTCTATCCTGATTGAAAGAGATACTATTGTGACTGAGAGTTCAATAACTTATTTCACTTCATAACAATCTTTCAAGCACacagaaaaagcaaaaaagtaataaaatagaaGTTCaacaaaaaatgcataaaagtTATAAAACAGAAGTTCAATAGTAATCAACCAACACGAGAAACATCCCAAGATTCACctttgaagaggaagaaaaagaagaagcattatttttttttttttggataggaaaCCACGCgtgaatatattgatagaaaaagaagcacaaaaggaggatgaggaatcctctcgccaaaagtaaaactaaacaacacaaaaaaataacaatacactAGACCGTCCCATTGGAACTACACACTACTAGTCAATCAAGTTGTTATACGTTAAGGGGGATGCCTTTAAAACCCgtggaacaaaaagcccaaaaggaagcaaggaaatgaatggagtcccaaagattctctgaattcctagctttgtcctcaaatatcctagcatttctttcccgccacacaacccaaattaaagctatGCATGCGTTTTGCCACAGAACTACCCCTCTCTTGGACTtgccaaaacctttataattgatgaacatcatgtTTGAAATGCTTTTCGGAGGAACTCAATCCATCTTGGTTAGCTGAAAAAgtttgtgccacaaccccaacgTCACAgaacaatgaaggaaaagatgatctgtTGATTCTCCTTGctccatacacaacttacaaatgtcagGGTTAAGAGCTTTGTGGGGtctcctcaattgtagcaagtcattggtatttaccttcttgtgtgccacaagCCAAACAAAGGCCttaactttgaaagggacttgagatttccatacaaacttagtgGGGAAAAATGGAGATGAATCAGGCATTTGGGACAAGGCTGTAAAGAAAGACTTGACTGTAAACAATCTTGAAGACAATAAGGACCAAGATCTCGCGTCTGAAGCGAAAGTGGATAAATTCATACAATCAAGAGAGTGCATGAGGCgttctagatcttctatctTAGAATCGGTTAGATTACGACagaaattaaagttccatgagAAAGGGCAAGTCGAACCGAGAATTGAAgatataggaatatttttatccattactactctaaatagtcttggatattggtctTTAAGGATCTGGttcccccaccacaaatcttcctaAAAGCGAATTCTTTCCCTATCTCCTACGATAAACTgagtatacttggaaaaatcctgaaagacttgtgcaatggccttccaaggacagcggtgtgaccatctgactagaGTATTGGCATTCCAACCATTTGAGTGTGTCCCGTAGATGCTAcgaatgacctgatgccatagagTTGTACTCTCCCTAggaaacctccacaaccatttccctaaaagagcgtGATTCCTACCCTCGGCTTGCACACTGCATCTCAcctaacaagatgatctcttttgccttccccaacccctgaccaaagaaagtccctttgcaTCCTTTCGacttttgcagccactgaagctGGAATCTTAAACAGAGAaaggaagtagctagggataTGGGAAAGACAAGAGTGTAGGAGAGTTATCCTACTATCTAAAGATAAGTAAGTCTTTTGCCATCAGTCTAATCTCctagagattctctcaatcactggatcccagaATCCACAAGCAGTTGGATTCGTCCCAAAGGAAAACTCAGATAAAGTATAGGCCAATCTAAAGCCTTGCAGTCAAGCATCAAGGCTAACCTAGAGATGATTCTGATCAAGGTTGATGCCAAAAAGattactcttgtcaagattgaccttaagcccaGAAATTTAACCAAACACTAACAATAAACTCTCTTAAGAGTTTGCAGTTCTTCCTCACTAGAGTTAGCAAAGAGGATGGTATCGTCTGCGAATTGCAGATGGGACACCCTACATCTATTTCTACCTACCTTGAAGCCTTCCAGCAAACTTCTTTCCTCAGCTTTCAACAACATTCTACTCAACACATCTGCAACAATAGTGAACAagaaaggggataaagggtcacattgtcttaaacctctagatgccttgacccaccctttagcatTACCATTCACTAGAATAGCATAAGAGACCGACAAcaaacaacctctcatccaACTCCTCCATTTTGAACTaaatcccttcttctccaacacatgatccaaaaaatctcatttcacatggtcataagccttttcaaagtctatCTTGAATACAACTCCCTTCTCCCCTGATCGCCTTTTCTCGTCCACAATCTCATTGGCTATAAGAACTGCATCCAGAATTTGTCTCCTTTgaacaaaagcaccttgagtGGAGTGGATGGTCTCGTGTAGTACtcctcttagacgccctgacAAGACTTTTGCTATTACCTTATAGAGACAAGTGATCAGACTGATAGGTCTAAAATCCGAAATCTTCTTTGACCGACTCTTTTTAGGCAAAAGAACTATGAAGGAGGCATTGGTGTTTTGATTAATAATCCCGCTATtgtgaaactctgcaaacacCCTCATTAAGTCTTTCTtcatcacatcccaacaatcctGAAACACTGCTATAGTGAAACCATCAGACCTCGACGCTTTATCCTTATTTAACTGAAAGATGGCATTAAAGATCTCTTCTTCGGCGAAAGGGGAATCCAGCCTAAAAGCACTCTCTTCTGATATAGGGGACCAATCAATACTACTCTCCAAGACTCACCAGGAGGGCTCGAGTAGAGCTTTTTGAAATAAAGTAATATCTCCTCTGTGATGCTCTCGGAATTATCCAACACCAAacctctttcattctccaagaatttgatgaaattcctGTTTCGTCTCCCATTAGCCACTTTGTGAAACAACTTTGAGTTGCAATCCCCGTCCTTAACCCATTTTACcttagctttttgtctccaatgaatttcttctCTCAAAATTATTTCCTCTAACTCCCCTTTTCTTACAACTCTTTGAGCAACAAGATCAGAAGAGAGAGCCCCTTCTTGTTCATTGGCATCAATGTTAGCTATTTCATCCAAgatggtttttttcctttccttaagcATTCCAAAAGTATTCTtattccaatatttcaattttgccttaacaaattgtaacttcctcatgaacttgtgacttTCCCAACCATTTCCTACAAATTCTCTCCACCAACTGCTAAAGCACTCTTTGAAACTatgatgttgcaaccacatattctcgaacctaaaaggtgttgggccccacttGAATGGATTGGTATCCAAGACAATTGGCCAATGATCCGATGTCCATctaggaagaacttcttgaaggctttgaggGAAGGAAAGCTCCCACTCATTTGAATAGAGAAACCgatccaatctcttacacaTCGGtgactcttgcatgtttgaccaagtaaaaGAGGCATTCCGTAATGGGGCATCATGTAATTCACATTCTCTTATAAAACCATCAAAATCCCTCATGCTGGAAGTGAATCCAGATCCACCTAGTTTTTCTGATCTTCTCCTTATAACATTGAAGTCACCTCCCACACACCATGAAGGAAAAGTAAGGCCAAAAAGGTTTAAcagctccacccaaaaatccttcctaattGAAGGGTTGTTTGGCCCATAAACTGCGGACAACCACAATGGTCCGCTTCCATCCAACACGAACTTGACTGAGacagaaaaaaaatcctattatCACCTCCTCACtgctcattttctttgagtcccaaatgatcaaaatcccTCCTGAAGCCCCGCACGCCGGGAGAACAACCCACTCCTTATTCATAACCGACCAGACACTACCTACAAACCTTCTGTCACACACCTCTCTTTTTTATTCCTGAAACATCACTACATTCGGATTCTGAAGTCGCAAAAAATCCTTAACCGCCCTCCTCTTTTTCCTAGATCCCAACCCCCTTATATTCCAGCTTATGATCTTCATAAAAACACCTCACTGTCCCTATACCTCAAAACCAACGCCAACAAAGCTCAAATGTCTGTGGCAATTCTGTTCTTTCGTCTTGAATACACCTTAATATCCAAGGAGCTTAAGATCTCACAAACTTTAGCCATTTTGCTGGGGGAAAGACCTTCTATTTGGAACCCACTCATATGGGAGAACTCTGAGTCTCCTTGGCTAACTGCACCCAGAATAGGGGCCCCATGAGGCGAGCTGGGATTGGTCTTATCAAACTTAAAGCTCTTAGACAAAAGATTCAATCTAGCTAGCTGGGACACCGCATCAACATGGTTAGGATTGCCAACACACCCAAGACGATAATCCCCAacgtcattttttttttaacaaatttcagTTAACACTCGGTTTTTTGTAGGAAACAGGGAATGAAAGGCTGAAATGGAGAGATCGGGAACAGAAGGACTCTGGTATGGAGGAGCCACACCAGAGTGCCATGTGGATGCTTTAACTTGAAATCCCTTCTATCAAAGTCTAAGACCACCCCTTAACATGAAGACCAGGATAATTCAGAGATATATTGCCAATGATATTAGCAAGAATCAATCTAACTAAGAAGAAAACCACAGACCTGATACGAGATTCTGTAAAAATATTGCAGTTATATGAAGGTGAGTTGACAGAACAGTtacaaaataaaccaaaatacaTAAAACATCTGTCTCATCTATTTGGAAAGGAAGTTTCTTGTATCACTACTGAAAGAATGTTTCATCAATAATTGCTATGATTTCTCTGGGATTAGTCACTAGCTGTACATGACCATTTTCCCAATAAAAATGTTCAGTATGATAAGTTCCAACCATAATCCTCGAAAATAAGTTAAGTCATGCAGAAAAGGCACGTTGCCCTTCTTGCCACCATGGTGGTTCTGATATTACCCTCCATGAAAGGGTGCGATGCCTTAGCATCTCACAATAAGTCAGTGATCCATAATTTGAACATGCTAGTAGGGGGCTGAAGGGGCCATCGAACACAAGTACCAAAGTAACGGACAGATTGGACTGAAATGGAAGAGCCAAAAACAACGTAATAAACATTTGAGGGGAACTGAGAAGAAACATTAAGGAAGGAGAAGCGTACTCTGTAACTGTTGTACTCCTCTTTAACTTTCAACTGAACGTCCTTCCTAGTGGCATGCACATTTATAGGACCCAGAAACATTCTCAGAAACCCACCTGTGCATCACATCATACAaacaatgataacaataaaTACAACGGAAACAAACAGAATACGAGACACTTCccataagaaaatcaagagAATTAATAGAtctatcaaatcaaatcaaatcaaatcaaacaaatcaCCCTGCGCATTGCCAGGAAGAAAAGAAGACGCATCCCCATCAACCAGGATACATCTGGCTCTCTGTAAATCTTCGTCTAGCTGTAGAAAACCCAAATAATCTCAGCAAACAATACACACAATGGATCCAATTTTCAAGCAAAATCAGAGAGACAAAACAAAGGGGCGACCTTGTCGGCCAACTTGGgatccaaaattttatttcggTGAAGAGAATCAATCAAGGAACGGAGTCTGTGGATGTTGGAATCAAGGGAAAGAGCACTCTTGCGGAGAGCTTGTTCTTCGACGGAGGTTCTGGAGATGTGAGAGGAAGCAGCATCCTGCAATTCCTTGGCCTGCTCCACCACTCCACTTACCTGTTCGTCGATATTCCCAGCCGATTGCTCTAACGTCGCACTATCCCCCATCTCTCCCAGCTTCAGCCGATTGATTGCTTGATCGAATTGACTGAACGAAGAAGCAGAACCACTACTACCACTGCCACTACCACCGCCACCACCACGAAAACTAAAAGCAAACAGCGTCAATCGTCATCTCTCTCTATCACCACTACAACTGTGGTCTCCGCACCATGTTTTTTCGGTAACATAACCTGGGCCtggcctctctctctctatcagGCTATCAGCAGACGAGGTGCACCATATCAATAATAACATTCAAAATATGCCAAATCAGAGGCCCAAACCTACCCGCATTTATCACAtcaccctcttttttttttcaatacgCCCCAACAATATCCAATTCCCATCCCACTGCTTCCCTATAACGCAACCTTTTGGATTCGGTCACACTGGCCCTAATAATCCTATGCCCCATTTGGTTCTCCAATTTGATCACCAAAAGCCCTTTGGCCGAGTCAACTGTGGGCGGTAGGTGCCAGATGTTTAGTGTGGGGATTTTAGTTGGGCTTATGGTGGGATGGGTGTACCATCCTGGAGTGTTTGAGATTCCATAAATAGCATCTTACTGCTCCGtactatcttatttttaaaacattttttttataattgttttttatatgatttatctatattttaatttattttttatgttaatataAGAATGATAATAAGACAAATTTTTTCGAACCCGTCTCATTCCACCCTTAATATAATAagcttaaaatttaaataaacaagttTGAGTATTACCTTTCTCATTccatattatttatcttatttaatttttttaatgtgataatgataaaaattattttgaataaataagataagaatGTGACTCGTTCGAAtcgattttttatatttagatattattttttaaaaaaatttctgcTTTTAAGGGTCAAGAAAAGCAGAAAAAACAAGCATTTGAACGCCCACCAAAGGAGGAGGTGGCCAAACCAAAAGATGAAGAcgggagaaagagagaaaaaagcatggaaaaataaatgaagattaaaaagtaataataaataaataaaattggcTGATGCCACGTGGCAACTGCCAATTGTTGCCCTGAGAAGGATGCACGTGTCAAATAAATGTTGATTTAGTCGGGAATCGGTGTTGGTCATAGCTGAGACGAAAAGTGGACTGTCGGCagctttatcatttttattaagcTTGAGGAGGCCACCATTTATTAGCATTTACAAGGAAGTAATGATGAGTATTTGGTATGATGTCGATTTATTTGGTCCAAATTTTGGTATTAACCTGGGTTTCTCCTCAAATTTGGCTAAAAATGGCCGATTGAGATATGGATAACCTACAAAGTCttatcaaaatatcatttttcccAATCCACGTATTGAGAAAGAGGCACATTTCCTGTCATAGTCTATTTTGGTGTGCACActcaattttttcaacaaaGTCTTAGCTTcggtttggtaactatttttttattttttaaaataaaaaatcagaaaaatatatttgataatcaaaaactgttttctctattttatgttattaaaaacaaaaaaaatattttcaaaaaatacattttaattattttttattattttcatttattttgtaaggactattttaaaaaataattatacaaacatacaaaaagataaaaacaaaatattaaacataaaaattatttttaaaaacatcaaaaggaggttaaaaacattttaattattttttattattttaatttattttttaagaactattttaaaaaataagtataccgtaaaaagattaaaaataaaatattaaacataaaatttatttttaaaaacattaaaaggaggttaaaaacattttatgttttcaaattgacttttgttttataaaacatttgaaaattgttcttaaaaattgttttttagaattgttttaaaaaacagttatcaaacatTTTAATCCTATTTATTGCATGTTAAAGAGAATGATATGTatattcaaacttttaaaaaaaataattcttgtGATTAAGTCACCTATCCACAATTTGTATTTCCCATCCACATACGAGTATGGGGAAACACGAAGCAGATGggcataaaattgtttttataagcTGGGTTAGTTTCAGATATCAAATCTTTGGAAGGCCAAAATTCTGTGAAATGCTTTTGATGGAGAGCAACTCAGCCACCctaggtaaaataatattaataggtATGATGAAATAAATATGAAGGCAGTAATATCACCATTACAGTATCTCCACGAAGTAAATCATGGCCttgaaaaatcaacaatttCCCCACTCAAAATGAAGGTATCACTGAGCAAAATCCCACCCCTAAGGGAAGGAAAAACACACTGCAACTTACTGTTAGTGCGGTTTTGGGTTAGCTTCACCAGTCCAGTAACTTTTGACAGCAACCAGAATTTTCTCTGGATTAAAGGGCCCACTTTCATGGTCCAGAATCTGGCTGTTCCATCTCATTCCATCTGTTATACTTTGAATCTTCACAAGGACCTCTACCGTATCCCTGAATATGGCTGTCCCTTCTGGCCTCAGAATTCTATCAATCTCTAGCAGAATGTGGGTAATATCACACCTTCATGCACATATGAACACACATTTATGATTTAGCCACAAGATTGTTAAGCAGAACATCAAAATTGCACTGAGTGTCTCAACTTTTACCTGTCCTGATATATGCTGAACACATTGCTTGCATGGATCAGATCATATGTTCTTGGATATGTCGAGAATGCCTCACACCAGTCATGATATGTCCCAATGAATCCTCTCTCGTAGATCACACCAAGAGAATCTTGATTTGAATTGGCAGGAATTACATTCATAACCCACACATGATATTTTAGAAGGGCTGCAGCAAATCCACCCAGGTAAGCATTCATGTCCATTACATTGCGATATCGCCCTTGGTGTAATCCTCTAATGATTTGTTTGTAATGTGCCACTCTGTCCTTCCACAGCTCATGATCCTCTTGGAAATTCTGGGCTGTGATGCCTGGTAATGAGCCACTGCTTATTCTAGGAGGAATGGAAAATGCACGCTTAGGCCACTTCTCCAATGCCCCACCAGCAACTTCCTCTGAGTCGCGTACATCTGGAAGTGGGGTTATGCAAGTTTCCATGTCTCTGTACCTTTTTGGCACAGATTATGCAATAGCAAAACAGAGTCAGATATGAATATTTTTAgatcaatttaattaatgagAGCATGAGAGATATTGAGGAAGTACCAAGCCGTGTCTGGATTGTCTGATTTGCATATATGTGGTGTTTTAATAAGCTTCCTGCTCTCTACACACCCGATGTGGTTGATAGGCTTTTGCCAAACTGCAAGATCACCCTTTTCAATCACTTTTTTCCAGCATAACCGCATAGCAACATCCTCGATAGCATCTTGCTCTTGCTTCAAATCTTCTTGGGTCCTTTCCCAACCTCTCCAGTATTTCTTCCAGTGTATAGGAGGGCCAGATAGAATCCAATATCCACCAGGTCTCAGAACTCTGTCCACTTCCAGTAGGTAGAGTCCATCTGTTGAAATTAGAGCAAATTCTTCAagtacttcaaaattttcttcctaAATAGCATTAATAAACACCTTTACCAAAGACGCCTTACCATACGCATTCCA
Proteins encoded in this window:
- the LOC117932725 gene encoding transmembrane protein 120 homolog; this translates as MGDSATLEQSAGNIDEQVSGVVEQAKELQDAASSHISRTSVEEQALRKSALSLDSNIHRLRSLIDSLHRNKILDPKLADKLDEDLQRARCILVDGDASSFLPGNAQGGFLRMFLGPINVHATRKDVQLKVKEEYNSYRDRTALLFLLFPSTLLILRSWIWDGCLPTFPVQLYQAWLLFLYTGLALRENILRVNGSDIRPWWIYHHYCAMIMALVSLTWEIKGQPNCAQKQRGVQLFLQWAMMQGVAMLLQNRYQRQRLYTRIALGKAKRMDVVWGETAGVDGQLWLLCPILFILQGFEAYVGLLLLKTAFVGVVSEWQVVFCGVLLVLMAVGNFANTVQTLMVKSRFKAKMKRSKSKQELN
- the LOC117928722 gene encoding probable methyltransferase PMT18, yielding MAKEYSGSPKHHQLESKRKRLTWILGVSGLCILFYILGAWQNTTPAPSNQSEVYSRVGCGVGSPAAGDGHSSSSSLSSASLDFESHHQVEINNSGGTQSFPPCDMSYSEYTPCQDPIRARKFDRNMLKYRERHCPTKDELLLCLIPAPPKYKNPFKWPQSRDYAWYDNIPHKELSIEKAVQNWIQVEGDRFRFPGGGTMFPRGADAYIDDINELIPLTGGTIRTAIDTGCGVASWGAYLLKRDILAMSFAPRDTHEAQVQFALERGVPAMIGILASQRMPYPARAFDMAHCSRCLIPWNAYDGLYLLEVDRVLRPGGYWILSGPPIHWKKYWRGWERTQEDLKQEQDAIEDVAMRLCWKKVIEKGDLAVWQKPINHIGCVESRKLIKTPHICKSDNPDTAWYRDMETCITPLPDVRDSEEVAGGALEKWPKRAFSIPPRISSGSLPGITAQNFQEDHELWKDRVAHYKQIIRGLHQGRYRNVMDMNAYLGGFAAALLKYHVWVMNVIPANSNQDSLGVIYERGFIGTYHDWCEAFSTYPRTYDLIHASNVFSIYQDRCDITHILLEIDRILRPEGTAIFRDTVEVLVKIQSITDGMRWNSQILDHESGPFNPEKILVAVKSYWTGEANPKPH